Below is a window of Helicobacter sp. MIT 05-5293 DNA.
GCATCAAGGGCTTTTAGCTTGATGCGTAAGATTGCAGCTTGAATCTCATCAAGTCGTGAATTTAATCCCGCATAGATATTTTCGTATTTTTTGTGTGAGCCATAGTTTGCCAAAGCACGAATCTTATGGGCTAAATTTTCATCATTGGTCGTTACACAGCCTGCATCACCTAAAGCTCCAAGATTCTTTCCCGGATAAAATGAGAATCCGCTCGCATCGCCTAGATTCCCTGCTCTTTTGTCTTGATATATCGCACCATGTGCTTGTGCGCTATCTTCAATAACTTTGAGCTGATATTTTTGCGCAAGCTCCCAAACTTTGTGCATTTCTACCGCTCTACCATACAAATGTACGACCATAATCGCCTTAGTTTTGGGGGTGATATGAGATTCTATCTTTTCGACATCAATATTATAAGTCTCTAAATTAGGTTCGACAAGCACCGGCGTGCAACCATTATCAGTAATCGCTAAAATACTTGCGATATAAGTATTTGCTGGCGCGATGATTTCATCACCTGCACCAAAACCATAAGCTTTGATAATCAGCCTTAATGCGTCCAAACCATTAGCACAGCCTACAGCGTATTTGGTGCCGCAATAAGCCGCAAATTCGCGCTCAAATGCCTTGCCTTGCTCACCCATGACATACCAACCGCTTTCAAATACTGCTTTGATAGCATTTTCAAACTCTTTATCGAATCGTTGATTGATTTTTTTTAAATCAAGGAAAGGGATCATTGG
It encodes the following:
- a CDS encoding DegT/DnrJ/EryC1/StrS family aminotransferase, whose product is MIPFLDLKKINQRFDKEFENAIKAVFESGWYVMGEQGKAFEREFAAYCGTKYAVGCANGLDALRLIIKAYGFGAGDEIIAPANTYIASILAITDNGCTPVLVEPNLETYNIDVEKIESHITPKTKAIMVVHLYGRAVEMHKVWELAQKYQLKVIEDSAQAHGAIYQDKRAGNLGDASGFSFYPGKNLGALGDAGCVTTNDENLAHKIRALANYGSHKKYENIYAGLNSRLDEIQAAILRIKLKALDADNQRRKEIAKYYTQHITNPRITLPHIDDEKGNVWHIFPILTKNRTKLQEFLSQHQIQTLIHYPIPPHKQECYPMYHHFSLPITERIHEEILSLPMSPVMSDKEVQEVIKILNAF